Proteins from a single region of Thiomicrorhabdus sp. Kp2:
- a CDS encoding RNA polymerase sigma factor, with amino-acid sequence MFKALTDTEIVEQAKQELPHVTLAFEELVNRHEQKVYAICLRYFGNAEQAEEISQETFLKVFQQLKNFRGDAQFSTWLYRIAINLCHTAAQRKSFTQHDSIDDYADDLQLSKEFECDDEERCVQYCINQQQEQEKAIISMRFNTELSLQEIADILEIKLSATKMRLYRAMEGFKQLYEKYCL; translated from the coding sequence ATGTTTAAAGCATTAACCGATACTGAAATCGTTGAACAGGCCAAACAAGAGTTACCCCACGTAACTTTGGCATTTGAAGAGTTGGTCAATAGGCATGAACAAAAGGTCTATGCCATCTGTTTACGCTATTTTGGCAATGCAGAGCAAGCTGAAGAGATCTCACAAGAAACTTTTTTAAAAGTGTTTCAGCAATTAAAAAATTTTCGGGGTGACGCGCAGTTTTCGACCTGGTTATACCGTATCGCAATTAATTTATGCCATACCGCAGCGCAAAGAAAATCATTCACCCAACATGACTCTATTGATGACTATGCTGACGACTTACAATTAAGTAAAGAGTTTGAATGCGATGATGAAGAGCGTTGTGTTCAATACTGCATTAATCAGCAACAAGAGCAGGAAAAGGCGATTATCAGCATGCGTTTTAATACCGAGTTGAGCTTACAAGAGATTGCCGATATCCTGGAGATAAAACTCAGTGCGACCAAAATGCGCTTATACCGAGCAATGGAAGGATTTAAACAACTTTATGAGAAATACTGCTTATGA
- a CDS encoding magnesium transporter encodes MSSNEFPEEVVTTEDKLLYIQSLVAEQRESEVCDLFTGLTENELSHILESFPPVQRENLWVCVPDEMRGEVLAELNEDARLALLHGIDADQINEMTKDLDAQDTAEILGSLAHELEADVIDGMDESRREEVRNVLAYEESAVGRYMHTDTISIRENVKLEVVQRFLRMKNVINKGTLELMVIDEYNRLLGTLHVVDLIRHDPELVVSEVMDEPDTVLDTMDAIEAAKQIRSKHHHFAPVVNECGNLMGQLTADDVFELTLEESGQTVMNMAGLDEEEDLFAPIKKSVNGRTIWLGINLATAFLAAAVIGQFEAVIAQVVALAVLMPVVASMGGIAGSQTLTLTIRGLAMGKIGGSNRVVLFNKEFWIGIINGLIWAVIVAIIAQLWFDDIMISTVIGLAILINMIAAAISGVVVPLILKRFGQDPALSGAVILTTVTDVVGFLSFLGLATLLILN; translated from the coding sequence ATGTCTAGCAACGAATTTCCAGAAGAGGTTGTAACCACCGAAGATAAACTGCTTTACATCCAAAGCTTGGTGGCAGAACAGCGTGAAAGTGAAGTGTGCGATCTGTTTACAGGCCTGACCGAAAATGAACTCTCTCATATTCTAGAGTCTTTTCCGCCAGTGCAACGCGAAAACCTATGGGTGTGTGTTCCCGATGAGATGCGCGGTGAAGTATTGGCCGAACTGAATGAAGACGCACGTTTAGCACTTTTGCATGGTATCGATGCAGACCAAATCAATGAGATGACTAAAGACCTTGATGCACAAGATACTGCGGAGATTTTGGGTTCATTAGCTCACGAACTTGAAGCTGACGTTATTGACGGTATGGATGAGTCTCGTCGCGAAGAAGTTCGAAATGTTTTGGCTTATGAAGAGAGTGCCGTTGGGCGATACATGCATACCGACACAATTTCGATTCGTGAGAATGTGAAGCTTGAAGTGGTTCAGCGTTTTTTACGAATGAAAAATGTCATCAATAAAGGCACTTTAGAGTTGATGGTGATTGATGAATATAACCGTCTGCTAGGTACTTTGCATGTGGTTGACTTAATAAGACATGATCCAGAATTAGTGGTATCAGAAGTGATGGATGAACCTGATACGGTATTAGACACCATGGATGCCATTGAAGCCGCTAAACAGATTCGTTCAAAACACCATCACTTTGCCCCTGTTGTTAATGAGTGTGGTAATTTGATGGGACAGTTAACCGCCGATGACGTGTTTGAACTTACTTTGGAAGAGAGTGGTCAAACCGTGATGAATATGGCTGGTTTAGATGAAGAAGAAGATCTGTTTGCGCCAATTAAAAAAAGTGTTAACGGCCGAACCATATGGCTTGGAATTAATTTAGCCACCGCATTTTTAGCAGCGGCCGTGATTGGTCAGTTTGAGGCGGTGATTGCACAAGTGGTTGCTTTAGCCGTTTTAATGCCCGTTGTGGCGAGTATGGGCGGTATTGCAGGTAGCCAAACCTTAACGCTAACTATTCGTGGTTTAGCGATGGGTAAAATTGGTGGTTCTAACCGGGTGGTTCTTTTCAATAAAGAATTTTGGATTGGCATTATAAATGGTCTAATTTGGGCGGTAATTGTCGCTATAATTGCACAGCTATGGTTTGATGATATTATGATAAGTACAGTCATTGGTTTGGCGATATTGATTAATATGATTGCCGCCGCAATATCGGGTGTTGTGGTGCCTTTAATTTTGAAAAGATTTGGTCAGGATCCAGCACTATCTGGTGCTGTGATTTTAACTACCGTCACAGACGTTGTAGGTTTTTTATCTTTCCTTGGTTTAGCCACATTATTAATTTTGAATTAA
- a CDS encoding mechanosensitive ion channel domain-containing protein gives MNINTVKERIEFTWGDAYNNFLMVLPDIFIALLVLLTGYLLAIFVRKISFNLFKKLKFDCAAERIHLDKKILAVGIKQTPSTLLAGLFFWLIMLFTFITAAEYAGLTGFVDTLSKIAMYIPNLMAALIILVAGLFVAHFIRNALNSALKNFIPAAAKLVSSFVYGVLVVIIVLTVLEQLAFDTQLIQMIILVAFTSFALAIAIAIGIGSAPQLKKILSSYYLKEHINVKDVISVQGKTGEVLKIDASSTQIKTEDEIVVIPNDQLLDQIYSKQQK, from the coding sequence ATGAATATTAATACGGTTAAAGAGAGAATTGAGTTCACTTGGGGAGATGCCTACAACAACTTCTTAATGGTTTTGCCTGATATTTTCATTGCCTTACTGGTGTTATTAACAGGCTATTTACTGGCTATTTTTGTGCGCAAAATCAGCTTTAACCTTTTCAAAAAGCTCAAGTTTGATTGCGCCGCAGAACGCATACACTTAGATAAAAAAATCTTAGCCGTAGGTATTAAACAAACCCCATCTACCCTTTTAGCGGGTCTGTTTTTTTGGCTTATTATGCTATTTACCTTTATTACTGCTGCTGAATATGCAGGGCTTACAGGCTTTGTAGATACCTTAAGCAAAATCGCCATGTATATTCCAAACCTAATGGCGGCACTCATTATTTTGGTGGCTGGTTTATTTGTAGCGCACTTTATTCGCAATGCTTTAAACAGCGCACTTAAAAACTTCATTCCCGCGGCCGCCAAACTCGTCTCTAGCTTTGTTTACGGTGTATTGGTCGTTATCATCGTGCTAACCGTTTTAGAACAGCTCGCCTTTGACACTCAGCTAATTCAAATGATTATCTTGGTCGCCTTTACCAGCTTTGCCTTAGCGATTGCCATTGCCATAGGGATTGGTAGCGCCCCCCAACTAAAAAAAATACTCTCTAGCTACTATTTAAAAGAGCACATCAATGTCAAAGACGTCATTAGTGTTCAAGGTAAAACAGGAGAGGTGTTAAAAATAGATGCAAGCAGCACTCAAATCAAAACCGAGGATGAAATCGTGGTGATTCCCAATGACCAACTCCTAGACCAAATTTACAGCAAACAACAGAAATAA
- a CDS encoding hemolysin family protein — MENFSSSLMVIVILLVANGFFVAAEFALVKVRTLRVENMARDGGLSARLTLRIKQNLEPYLAACQLGITMASLGLGWVGEPAVAKLLEPMFHSMGMPEELLHFTSFLIGFIIFSSLHIVIGEQVPKTYAIRKPEPVSIWVAIPLHGFYLISYPLTKALNWSASAILKAMGVKEASHEEIFSDEELSEMIDASSTHGNLDNIKADMIQNMFAFDTRIVRDIMVSRSQVDWLDVNSDIETIKKQIVELGHSRFPLVRGNLDDIVGILLVKDLLLSTLDSQTTTPSDIESIARKSLIMPEVMGLQKAFDLMRNERNHMALVVDEYGALSGIITMEDLIEEIVGEIADELDDEELAIKQLKFTEGFEITGLMALHDFEKLTASKLDVEHNVSTISGLIMSEINEIPKVGDQVTYRGWQFTVKTLEGNRAEKVWAILVGSEEDGIEVIMPKREESKNV; from the coding sequence ATGGAAAACTTTAGTAGTAGTCTTATGGTGATTGTCATTCTTTTAGTGGCAAACGGTTTCTTTGTAGCCGCTGAATTTGCTCTAGTGAAAGTACGCACTTTGCGTGTAGAGAATATGGCTAGAGACGGTGGTCTTTCAGCACGACTTACGCTTAGAATTAAACAGAATTTAGAACCCTACCTGGCGGCCTGTCAGTTGGGGATTACGATGGCCTCTCTTGGTTTAGGTTGGGTGGGTGAACCTGCTGTGGCCAAGCTATTAGAGCCGATGTTCCACTCTATGGGAATGCCAGAAGAGTTGTTACACTTTACCTCGTTTTTAATTGGTTTCATTATTTTTTCATCTCTGCATATTGTAATCGGTGAGCAAGTACCAAAAACCTATGCCATTCGTAAGCCTGAACCTGTCTCTATCTGGGTTGCCATACCATTGCACGGCTTTTACTTAATTAGCTACCCTTTAACAAAGGCGCTTAACTGGTCTGCATCAGCCATCTTAAAAGCCATGGGTGTTAAAGAGGCTTCTCACGAAGAAATTTTTAGTGATGAAGAGTTAAGTGAGATGATTGATGCCTCAAGCACCCACGGTAATTTAGATAATATTAAAGCCGATATGATTCAAAATATGTTTGCTTTTGATACCCGAATTGTACGCGATATTATGGTTTCACGTAGCCAGGTTGATTGGTTGGATGTAAATAGCGATATTGAAACCATCAAAAAACAGATTGTTGAATTAGGGCATTCTCGCTTTCCATTAGTGCGTGGTAATCTTGATGATATTGTTGGAATTTTGTTAGTAAAAGATTTGTTGTTATCAACTTTGGACAGCCAAACCACAACGCCTTCAGATATTGAATCGATTGCACGCAAGAGTTTGATTATGCCAGAGGTGATGGGGTTGCAAAAAGCGTTTGATTTGATGCGAAATGAACGTAACCACATGGCTTTAGTTGTAGATGAATACGGGGCTTTGTCAGGCATTATCACAATGGAAGATTTAATAGAAGAGATTGTGGGTGAGATTGCTGACGAACTTGACGATGAAGAACTTGCTATTAAACAACTCAAATTTACTGAAGGGTTTGAAATAACGGGGCTTATGGCACTGCATGATTTTGAAAAACTGACCGCCTCTAAACTCGATGTAGAACATAATGTGAGTACTATTTCTGGTTTGATTATGTCTGAAATTAATGAGATTCCTAAGGTGGGTGATCAGGTTACCTATCGTGGCTGGCAGTTTACCGTAAAAACGTTAGAGGGCAATCGCGCAGAAAAAGTGTGGGCCATATTAGTTGGCTCTGAAGAAGATGGCATTGAAGTGATTATGCCCAAAAGAGAGGAGTCAAAGAATGTCTAG